A portion of the Chondrinema litorale genome contains these proteins:
- a CDS encoding NADP-dependent isocitrate dehydrogenase, with the protein MTAQKTKIIYTKTDEAPALATYSLLPIIKTFTEAANVEVETRDISLAGRIIANFTDYLTEEQTQSDALAELGEMAKTPEANIIKLPNISASIPQLKAAIKELQSHGYKLPEYPAEPKTDEEKAIKATYDKIKGSAVNPVLREGNSDRRAPKAVKAYAQKNPHSMGAWSADSKSHVSSMESDDFFGNEKSVTVDKDCTVKIEFTAADGSTKVLKEKTALLAGEIIDSTVMSMKSLKSFIAKEIDDAKAQDVLFSLHMKATMMKVSDPIIFGAAVEEYFKDVFEKYADTFAKLGVDSTNGFGDVYNKIQELPKAEQEAIEADIQEVYKNRPALAMVNSDKGITNLHVPSDVIIDASMPAAIRTSGQMWGPDGKQKDTKFTIPDRSYAGIYQETIDFCKKNGAFDPTTMGSVPNVGLMAQKAEEYGSHDKTFQLDAEGVVKVVDESGTVLMEQTVGEGDIFRMCQVKDAPIQDWVKLAVNRAKATGCPAVFWLDENRAHDAQLIEKVNKYLPEYDTTGLEILIKSPVEATRFSLERIKEGKDTISVTGNVLRDYLTDLFPILELGTSAKMLSIVPLMNGGGLFETGAGGSAPKHVQQFNEENHLRWDSLGEFLALAVSLEHLSQTFDNPAAQVLGETLDQATGKFLDNDKSPSRKVNELDNRGSHFYLAMYWAEALATQDKNSDLKAKFAKLAEELAANEEKIVSELNGAQGASMDIGGYYHPSDDLASKAMRPSATFNSILASI; encoded by the coding sequence ATGACAGCGCAAAAAACAAAGATTATTTATACCAAAACGGACGAAGCTCCAGCACTTGCGACCTATTCATTACTACCTATCATTAAAACCTTTACTGAAGCAGCAAATGTAGAAGTTGAAACAAGAGACATTTCTTTAGCCGGTAGAATTATTGCAAACTTTACTGATTACCTAACTGAAGAGCAAACACAATCTGATGCTTTGGCAGAATTAGGAGAAATGGCTAAAACGCCAGAAGCTAATATTATAAAACTTCCTAACATTAGTGCTTCAATCCCTCAGTTAAAGGCTGCAATTAAAGAATTACAGTCACATGGCTATAAGTTACCAGAATACCCAGCAGAACCTAAAACTGACGAAGAAAAAGCAATTAAAGCTACGTACGATAAGATCAAAGGTAGCGCTGTTAACCCAGTATTAAGAGAAGGTAACTCAGATAGAAGAGCACCTAAAGCTGTAAAAGCTTACGCTCAAAAAAATCCACACTCTATGGGAGCTTGGAGTGCAGATTCTAAATCTCACGTTTCAAGTATGGAAAGTGACGATTTCTTTGGTAATGAAAAATCGGTTACTGTAGATAAAGATTGCACTGTTAAAATAGAGTTTACTGCTGCTGACGGTTCAACTAAAGTATTAAAAGAAAAAACTGCTTTACTTGCTGGCGAAATTATCGATAGCACTGTAATGAGCATGAAATCATTAAAAAGCTTTATCGCAAAAGAAATTGATGATGCTAAAGCTCAAGATGTTTTATTCTCTTTACACATGAAAGCTACCATGATGAAGGTTTCTGACCCTATCATTTTTGGAGCTGCAGTTGAAGAATACTTTAAAGATGTATTTGAAAAATACGCTGATACTTTCGCTAAATTAGGCGTAGACTCTACCAATGGTTTTGGTGACGTTTACAACAAGATACAAGAACTTCCAAAAGCAGAACAAGAAGCAATCGAAGCAGACATTCAGGAAGTTTACAAAAACAGACCTGCATTGGCAATGGTTAATTCTGATAAAGGAATTACTAACCTTCACGTACCAAGTGATGTAATTATCGATGCTTCTATGCCAGCAGCTATCCGTACTTCTGGACAGATGTGGGGACCTGACGGCAAACAAAAAGACACTAAATTTACTATTCCAGATCGCTCGTATGCAGGTATTTATCAAGAAACAATAGATTTCTGTAAAAAGAATGGTGCTTTTGATCCTACTACTATGGGTAGTGTTCCAAATGTAGGTCTAATGGCTCAAAAAGCAGAAGAATATGGCTCACACGATAAAACTTTCCAACTAGATGCTGAAGGTGTTGTTAAAGTGGTTGATGAAAGTGGAACTGTTTTAATGGAACAAACAGTTGGAGAAGGCGATATTTTTAGAATGTGCCAAGTAAAAGATGCTCCTATACAAGACTGGGTAAAACTAGCAGTAAATAGAGCAAAAGCTACTGGTTGTCCTGCAGTTTTCTGGTTAGACGAAAACAGAGCGCATGATGCTCAATTAATCGAGAAAGTAAACAAATATCTTCCAGAATACGACACTACTGGTTTAGAAATTCTTATTAAATCTCCAGTTGAAGCAACTCGTTTCTCTTTAGAAAGAATTAAAGAAGGAAAAGATACTATCTCAGTTACTGGTAATGTATTGAGAGATTACTTAACTGACTTATTCCCTATTCTTGAGCTTGGAACCAGTGCAAAAATGCTTTCTATTGTTCCATTGATGAATGGCGGTGGATTATTCGAAACTGGTGCTGGAGGATCTGCTCCAAAACACGTTCAGCAATTCAACGAAGAAAACCACTTAAGATGGGATTCTTTAGGTGAGTTCTTGGCATTAGCAGTATCATTGGAGCATTTATCTCAAACATTTGATAACCCAGCTGCTCAAGTTCTTGGCGAAACTTTAGACCAAGCAACTGGTAAATTCTTAGATAACGATAAGTCTCCTTCAAGAAAAGTAAATGAGCTTGATAACAGAGGAAGCCACTTCTATTTGGCAATGTACTGGGCTGAGGCTTTAGCTACACAAGATAAAAACAGTGATTTAAAAGCAAAATTTGCTAAACTTGCTGAAGAGCTTGCAGCTAACGAAGAAAAAATCGTTTCTGAGTTAAACGGTGCACAAGGAGCTTCCATGGATATTGGCGGTTACTACCACCCAAGCGACGATTTAGCTTCTAAAGCAATGAGACCAAGTGCTACATTTAATAGTATATTAGCTTCTATTTAA
- a CDS encoding DUF3137 domain-containing protein → MKTFDEFKAFLEESLKDDLDSLETRRKNMRHWRGRLGGILLGVTTLSWALAYLYSSVSIYIIIVAVVITAPVVFFVYKKYFLDETIPENFKDLIVKNLVTFVDPSLNYYPEQHVSFDDFEASKLFMLRPDHYIGDDLIKGEMDGVSLQFSELHASFESNEKVQSTVFKKKKLIWKSIFDGLFLVADSPLEFNGRVFILDNNTYKTLGYLGTLIQKHHFYYGQYILPTNHDFRDKFAVYADDKLEGEKLLSKEFMQKILRLKSKSKSRVFISVIDNKLYMAVNMKKEIFKVNLNRSLSRAEHIKSFYNDLYYMLTIIDELNADEFMEAPATMGEDED, encoded by the coding sequence ATGAAAACTTTTGATGAATTTAAGGCATTTCTAGAAGAGTCTTTAAAAGATGATCTTGATAGTTTAGAGACGAGAAGGAAAAACATGCGGCACTGGCGTGGCAGACTTGGTGGTATTTTACTTGGAGTTACCACATTAAGTTGGGCATTAGCCTATTTATATTCTAGTGTTTCTATATACATTATAATAGTGGCTGTTGTAATTACTGCTCCAGTCGTGTTTTTTGTTTACAAAAAGTACTTTCTAGACGAAACCATTCCCGAAAATTTTAAAGACCTCATTGTAAAAAATTTGGTCACCTTTGTAGACCCTTCTTTAAACTATTATCCAGAGCAACATGTCTCATTTGACGATTTTGAAGCAAGTAAGCTTTTTATGCTTCGCCCAGACCACTACATTGGCGACGACCTTATTAAAGGTGAAATGGATGGCGTTTCTCTTCAGTTTTCAGAACTACATGCTTCTTTCGAATCTAATGAAAAAGTGCAAAGTACGGTTTTTAAAAAAAAGAAGCTTATTTGGAAAAGTATTTTTGATGGGCTTTTTCTGGTAGCAGACTCTCCTCTAGAGTTTAATGGCAGAGTATTTATTCTTGATAATAACACATACAAAACACTAGGTTATCTGGGAACTCTCATCCAAAAACACCATTTCTATTACGGACAATATATATTACCTACCAACCACGATTTTAGAGACAAGTTTGCAGTTTATGCCGACGATAAGCTAGAAGGAGAAAAACTATTGTCTAAAGAATTTATGCAAAAAATACTTCGCCTAAAAAGCAAAAGTAAGTCAAGAGTATTTATATCTGTAATAGATAATAAATTATACATGGCAGTAAATATGAAAAAGGAAATATTTAAAGTAAACCTCAATAGATCTTTAAGTCGGGCAGAACACATTAAGAGTTTTTACAATGATCTTTACTACATGCTTACTATAATAGATGAGCTAAATGCCGACGAGTTTATGGAAGCTCCTGCTACTATGGGTGAAGACGAAGATTAA
- a CDS encoding succinate dehydrogenase cytochrome b subunit, producing the protein MSWFTKSLSSSLGRKLIMSLTGLFLITFLVVHMIGNMQLLKLDGGEAFNVYAKFMTTNPLIKTTSYLLYAGIIIHIIYSIILTRLNRSARPVNYAYEKASTNSSWASRNMGLLGSVILVFLVIHMRSFWFEMKFGGSMPMVDYDGVEYKNLYALVVAAFSQWWYTLIYVVSMVFLGYHLSHGFASAFQTLGLNHVKYNSFIKKFGIAFAVIIPLLFAIQPIVIFIWSQSGKIDVSVYEQMIQMAQLGQ; encoded by the coding sequence ATGAGTTGGTTTACTAAATCTTTATCAAGTTCGCTGGGGCGAAAATTGATTATGTCCTTAACCGGTTTGTTTCTTATCACATTCTTAGTTGTACATATGATAGGAAACATGCAGCTATTAAAACTAGATGGCGGAGAAGCTTTCAACGTATACGCTAAATTTATGACTACAAATCCGTTGATTAAAACCACTTCTTACCTTCTGTATGCCGGTATTATCATTCACATTATTTATTCTATTATTCTAACACGTCTTAACCGTAGTGCACGACCAGTAAATTATGCTTACGAAAAAGCTTCAACCAACAGTAGTTGGGCTTCTAGAAACATGGGTTTATTAGGTTCAGTTATTTTAGTGTTTTTGGTTATCCACATGCGTTCTTTCTGGTTCGAAATGAAGTTTGGTGGTAGTATGCCGATGGTTGATTACGATGGTGTTGAATACAAAAATCTTTATGCTTTGGTGGTAGCAGCATTTTCACAATGGTGGTATACACTCATATATGTTGTAAGTATGGTGTTTTTAGGTTATCACCTGTCTCATGGTTTTGCTAGCGCATTCCAGACATTAGGCTTGAATCACGTTAAATACAATTCTTTTATTAAAAAATTCGGGATTGCCTTTGCAGTAATAATTCCTTTATTATTTGCGATTCAGCCAATTGTAATTTTTATCTGGAGTCAATCAGGTAAAATCGATGTCAGTGTTTACGAACAGATGATACAAATGGCTCAGCTTGGTCAATAA
- a CDS encoding succinate dehydrogenase/fumarate reductase iron-sulfur subunit encodes MNLTLKIWRQQDDKTSGKITEYKVNDISPEMSFLEMLDVLNEDLLKKGEDPVAFDHDCREGICGMCSLFINGKPHGPSQTTTCQLHMRSFKDGDTIFIEPWRSQAFPVIKDLCVDRGAFDRIIQAGGYISVNTGNAPDANEMPIPKDIADVAFDAATCIGCGACVAACKNASAMLFVSAKVSQLAMLPQGALERQKRVEAMVAQMDEEGFGACTNTGACAAECPKGISLTNIAKMNREYFSAKVSSDNVDI; translated from the coding sequence ATGAATCTTACTTTAAAAATATGGAGGCAACAAGATGATAAGACCTCTGGTAAAATCACAGAATATAAAGTGAATGACATCAGCCCTGAAATGTCTTTTCTGGAAATGCTGGATGTACTTAACGAAGATTTGTTGAAGAAAGGAGAAGACCCTGTTGCTTTTGATCACGATTGTAGAGAGGGTATTTGCGGAATGTGTAGCTTGTTTATTAATGGAAAGCCTCACGGACCAAGCCAAACAACTACTTGCCAGTTACACATGCGTTCTTTTAAAGATGGTGATACTATCTTTATTGAGCCATGGAGATCTCAGGCATTCCCTGTAATTAAAGATTTGTGTGTAGATAGAGGTGCTTTCGACAGAATTATTCAAGCAGGTGGATATATCTCAGTAAACACAGGTAATGCACCTGATGCTAACGAGATGCCAATTCCTAAAGACATCGCTGATGTAGCATTTGATGCCGCAACTTGTATTGGTTGTGGTGCTTGTGTTGCTGCTTGTAAAAATGCTTCAGCAATGTTATTTGTTTCTGCAAAAGTTTCTCAATTGGCTATGTTACCACAAGGTGCTCTTGAGAGACAAAAAAGGGTAGAGGCAATGGTTGCTCAAATGGACGAAGAAGGTTTTGGTGCTTGTACTAACACGGGTGCTTGTGCTGCTGAATGCCCTAAGGGAATTTCTTTAACTAACATTGCAAAAATGAACAGAGAGTACTTTAGTGCTAAAGTAAGCTCTGACAATGTAGATATTTAA
- a CDS encoding fumarate reductase/succinate dehydrogenase flavoprotein subunit: MKLEGNIPEGPLAEKWTKHKFNMKLVNPANKRKYEVIVVGTGLAGAAAAASMAELGYNVKAFCFQDSPRRAHSIAAQGGINAAKNYQNDGDSIFRLFYDTIKGGDYRSREANVYRLSEVSVDIIDQAVAQGVPFARDYGGLLSNRSFGGAQVSRTFYARGQTGQQLLLGAYSALSRQIASGKVKMYPRTEMLDVVLIDGKAQGIVTRNLITGEIESHSANAVLLCTGGYGNVFYLSTNAMGSNGSAAWRAHRKGALFANPCFTQIHPTCIPVHGEYQSKLTLMSESLRNDGRVWVPKTIEDAKALQSGKKKASDIAEDDRDYYLERKYPSFGNLVPRDVASRNAKYVCDEGRGVGSTGLAVYLDFRDAIKRDGESTISAKYGNLFDMYQQITDENPYKEPMMIYPAVHYTMGGLWVDYHLMTNVEGLFALGEANFSDHGANRLGASALMQGLADGYFVIPYTIGNYLARVPYAVPSTDHPEFKKAETEAKERINKLLSINGDKTVDEFHRELGKIMWEYCGMSRTADGLKSAKKMVQELRAEFWKNLKTIGTNDELNLTLEKAIRVADFMELGELMIDDALTREESCGGHFREEFQTPEGEALRNDEDFSYVAAWEYTGENMPWNLHKEELIFENVKLTQRSYK; the protein is encoded by the coding sequence ATGAAATTAGAAGGAAATATCCCTGAAGGCCCATTGGCTGAAAAGTGGACCAAACATAAATTTAATATGAAGCTGGTTAACCCAGCTAATAAAAGAAAATATGAAGTGATAGTTGTAGGTACTGGTTTGGCTGGAGCAGCAGCAGCGGCTTCTATGGCAGAACTCGGCTACAACGTAAAAGCATTTTGTTTTCAAGATAGTCCAAGAAGGGCACACAGTATTGCTGCACAGGGTGGTATCAATGCTGCAAAAAACTATCAAAACGATGGTGATAGTATTTTTAGATTATTCTACGATACAATTAAAGGTGGTGACTACCGCTCAAGAGAGGCGAATGTTTACAGACTTTCTGAGGTGAGTGTAGACATTATCGACCAAGCGGTTGCTCAAGGTGTACCTTTTGCAAGAGACTACGGAGGGTTATTATCTAACCGTTCATTTGGTGGTGCTCAGGTATCGCGTACCTTCTACGCTAGAGGCCAAACAGGACAGCAGTTATTGTTAGGTGCATACAGTGCACTTTCAAGACAAATTGCTTCTGGTAAAGTTAAAATGTACCCAAGAACAGAGATGTTGGATGTTGTGCTTATAGATGGCAAAGCTCAGGGTATTGTAACAAGAAACTTAATTACTGGTGAAATAGAATCTCATTCTGCAAATGCTGTATTGCTTTGTACTGGTGGATACGGAAACGTATTCTATCTATCAACAAACGCAATGGGTAGTAATGGTTCTGCAGCTTGGAGAGCACATAGAAAAGGCGCCCTTTTCGCTAACCCATGTTTCACTCAGATTCACCCAACTTGTATTCCGGTACACGGTGAGTATCAGTCTAAGTTGACATTGATGTCTGAGTCTTTGAGAAACGATGGTAGAGTTTGGGTTCCAAAAACAATTGAAGATGCAAAAGCACTGCAAAGTGGTAAGAAAAAGGCATCTGATATTGCAGAAGATGATAGAGACTACTATTTGGAAAGAAAATATCCTTCTTTTGGTAACCTTGTACCAAGAGACGTTGCTTCAAGAAATGCTAAATATGTATGTGACGAAGGTCGTGGTGTTGGTTCTACTGGTTTGGCTGTATATCTTGATTTCCGCGATGCAATCAAAAGAGATGGTGAGTCTACCATTAGTGCTAAGTATGGTAACCTGTTCGATATGTATCAGCAGATTACAGATGAGAATCCATACAAAGAGCCTATGATGATTTATCCGGCAGTTCACTATACAATGGGTGGTTTATGGGTAGATTATCACTTAATGACGAATGTTGAAGGTCTATTTGCGCTTGGCGAGGCTAACTTCTCAGACCACGGAGCAAACAGATTAGGTGCTAGTGCACTTATGCAAGGCTTAGCTGATGGATACTTTGTAATTCCTTACACTATCGGTAACTATCTAGCAAGAGTACCTTATGCTGTACCTTCTACAGATCATCCAGAATTTAAAAAGGCCGAGACAGAAGCTAAAGAGCGTATCAATAAATTGTTGAGCATCAATGGAGATAAAACTGTTGATGAGTTCCACAGAGAGTTAGGTAAAATTATGTGGGAATACTGTGGAATGTCTAGAACTGCAGATGGTTTAAAGAGTGCGAAGAAAATGGTTCAAGAATTAAGAGCTGAATTCTGGAAAAACCTTAAAACGATTGGTACCAATGATGAACTCAATCTTACACTAGAGAAAGCAATTAGAGTTGCCGACTTTATGGAATTGGGTGAGTTGATGATTGATGATGCATTGACTAGAGAAGAATCTTGTGGTGGTCACTTTAGAGAAGAATTTCAGACTCCAGAAGGTGAAGCACTCAGAAATGATGAAGACTTCTCCTATGTTGCAGCTTGGGAATACACAGGTGAAAACATGCCGTGGAATTTGCACAAAGAAGAATTGATCTTCGAAAATGTGAAGCTTACACAAAGGAGCTACAAATAA
- the truA gene encoding tRNA pseudouridine(38-40) synthase TruA has translation MKYFIEVSYKGSAYHGWQIQKNARSVQEVINDCFSKILQQKIEVYGSGRTDTGVHCLQQFAHFVSENQINAKDLAHRSNSFLPKDIAIKSIKAVSEDAHARFSALSRKYIYKISKEKNPFLTDFAYQLHAPLHLKKMQTAADLLLQWQDYTAFSKTNAGNEHHLCDITEAFWKVDGSMLYFQITANRFLRGMVRLITGALLQVGMEKMSLEDFKQMLESKKRDTRRFAVPPQGLYLAEVKYPAEIFINE, from the coding sequence TTGAAATATTTCATTGAAGTTTCCTATAAAGGCTCAGCTTATCATGGCTGGCAAATACAGAAAAATGCAAGATCAGTTCAAGAGGTCATTAATGATTGTTTCAGCAAGATACTTCAACAAAAAATAGAAGTTTACGGCAGCGGTAGAACTGACACAGGAGTCCATTGTTTGCAGCAATTTGCACATTTTGTATCAGAAAATCAAATAAATGCCAAAGATTTAGCCCATCGCAGCAATTCTTTTCTACCTAAAGATATTGCCATTAAAAGCATTAAAGCTGTTTCAGAAGATGCCCATGCACGCTTTTCTGCCCTATCAAGAAAATACATTTACAAAATCAGTAAAGAAAAAAATCCTTTCTTAACTGACTTTGCTTACCAATTACATGCACCTCTACATTTAAAGAAGATGCAAACAGCAGCAGATCTGCTACTACAATGGCAAGACTATACTGCTTTTAGTAAAACAAATGCAGGCAACGAACACCATTTGTGTGATATAACCGAAGCCTTTTGGAAAGTAGATGGAAGCATGTTGTATTTCCAGATTACAGCAAACAGGTTTCTTAGAGGCATGGTAAGATTAATTACTGGGGCATTATTACAAGTTGGTATGGAAAAAATGTCGCTAGAAGACTTTAAGCAAATGCTCGAATCTAAAAAAAGAGACACAAGAAGATTTGCAGTTCCGCCACAAGGCTTATATCTGGCAGAAGTAAAGTATCCTGCCGAGATTTTCATAAATGAGTGA